The genomic stretch GGAATGGACGCCGCTGCTGCCACCCGTATTCAATATGCATCTAAATATGCATCATGTGCAAACTATTGGAAATATTCTCACGAGCAAAATATCGCTTTAGAGAATCTGAACACGATGGGCGAAAAAGAGAAAATCGAGCGTGAATTTACTGCTTGGGTGAATGCTGATCCGGCTCGCAAAGCTAAATATGGTAATGCTTTGACTTTGATCAAAGAGGGTTACGAGGCTATGCACCCGTATAACGTGGCTATGTCTTATATGCAGGAGGCAGCATTACAAGGTCCTGAAGTTCCCTTGTTTGCCTTCCAGGTGGCTAATACCTTGGAAAAAGCTTTGGATGCAGATACCCCGGCTGAAATGAAGGGAATGTACCTTGAAGCTATCAAGAAGAATGCAGCAGGTTTCTTTAAAGATTTCAACAAAGATGTTGACAAAAATTTGATGGCTGCTTTGTTCAAAATTTATAGCGATAACGTGGCTGCTGAATGGCATCCGGAAGTGATCAATTTGATCAACAAGAAATATAAAGGTAATTACGAGAAATTCGCTAAAGAATTGTCTGACAAATCTATTTTTACGGATGAGGCTCGTTTGAACGCATTCCTTGAAAAACCGGATATGAAGAAATTGAATAAAGATTTGGGTTATATCACGGGAAAGAGCCTGTTCGAGGTTTACCAGAAATTAAGCGGGGAAATGAGTTCTATGCGTAGCAATATTGCCAAAGGAGATCGTTTGTTCGTGAATGGATTGATGGCAATGGAACCGAACAAAGTATGGGCTCCGAACGCTAACTCTACTATCCGTTTGACTTATGGAAACGTGAAGAGCTACAAGCCGAGAGATGCCGTGTTCTATGATTATTACACTACGTTAACCGGTGTTATGGAAAAAGAAGGCCCGAAAGGTGGCGAATTCGAAGTTCCGCAAAATTTGAAAGATTTGTATTATGCAAAGAATTTCGGACGTTACGGTGCTGACAACATTTCCGTGAACTTCATCACGAACAATGATATTACAGGTGGTAACTCCGGTTCTCCGGTTATCAATGGTAACGGCGAGTTGATCGGAACCGCATTTGACGGAAACTCCGAGGCTATGTCCGGTGATATTGATTTCGAGGAAAACTTGCAAAGATGTATCAACTTGGATGCTCGTTATATGTTGTTCATCGTGGACAAGATTGCGAATGCGCAGAATTTGATTAACGAGATGACGATTGTATTCTAGTTCGTCTATAAAGTTTAAAAGTTATAAAGTCCCTAAGGTCTACCATGGAATCCGGACCTTAGGGATTTTTTTATGTACGTTATTTCTTAAAGTAATATTTTTACATATACTATAATTTTCCATAGTTAAATGTATTTAAGTGTTTGGGTATATACAGAAGAAGGGTGTTTCAAAGCATAAGACGATGGAGATACTAATATTTTTTTTGTGCTGTATGAACAGCATCTTATCAACGATTTTCAGTTTGTAAAAATTGTTGCGCTTGCAATATAGTTATATTTTTGAATATTTTTTTTGTAAATCATTTGCTTGTCAAATTAATATCTTTACATTTGTATTGAGTTCTTATTAAAGATTTAAAAATGGCATTTGTTATATATTAAAGGTTCATGCTTTGATAGAAATCATAGTTCGATTAAAAGGGAATATCGTGTAAATCGATAACTGTTCCCGCAGCTGTAATTCCTAATTTCATTAAGAAATTAATTTCCAGAAATATGTCACTGTTCATCTATAACGGGAAGACTCTGGAAAAGGGATGAGTCAGAAGACCTGCCTTTATAATACTTATATTTTACTTTTGCGGAGGACAAGAGGAAAAATACTTCAAGAGAGTGTGTATTCAAGAGTAAGTTTAGTATTATTTGTTGTATAAATGGAACGCTTATCTATAATAGGTAAGCGTGTATTGTTTTTTGTTTAATTAAAAAGGAAGACGTTGC from Butyricimonas virosa encodes the following:
- a CDS encoding S46 family peptidase; the encoded protein is MKRVFIIVFALLSTSIVRADEGMWLLSLLGKNIEQMQAQGCKLTAEDIYSVNQASLKDAIVGLGNAGRPFWHFCSGEIISDKGLVLTNHHCGFGVIQQHSTVEHDYLSNGFWAYKYSEELPNPGITASILQRMEDVTDQVNAVLNDKMSEEERAAAINAISKQISAKAVQGTNLHAQVQDMFEGNQFFLLVYKIYQDVRLVGAPAQSMGKFGGDTDNWSWPRHTADFCMMRIYTGPDGEPAPYNTNNIPLKPKHHLPVSAKGVQDGDFAMIMGFPGTTDRFLTSFGLKETMDVTNDIRYKVRTEKLRIMKEGMDAAAATRIQYASKYASCANYWKYSHEQNIALENLNTMGEKEKIEREFTAWVNADPARKAKYGNALTLIKEGYEAMHPYNVAMSYMQEAALQGPEVPLFAFQVANTLEKALDADTPAEMKGMYLEAIKKNAAGFFKDFNKDVDKNLMAALFKIYSDNVAAEWHPEVINLINKKYKGNYEKFAKELSDKSIFTDEARLNAFLEKPDMKKLNKDLGYITGKSLFEVYQKLSGEMSSMRSNIAKGDRLFVNGLMAMEPNKVWAPNANSTIRLTYGNVKSYKPRDAVFYDYYTTLTGVMEKEGPKGGEFEVPQNLKDLYYAKNFGRYGADNISVNFITNNDITGGNSGSPVINGNGELIGTAFDGNSEAMSGDIDFEENLQRCINLDARYMLFIVDKIANAQNLINEMTIVF